ttatacaaataaatatttattaataaaaaaatggcTAGAAGGAAAAATGACTTTGAAGACTAAACAGATCTCTCTTTTGATAACTTgatttcttctttcttcaatTCGGGTTCCTCTTTCGGAAGATGATATTGAAACaactttcaaaattaaattcCATTTTACGTTGGTATAGTCATAAATAACGCCACACACTGCTTCACTGCAAGTTTCAATCCTTGTCGGATCTACGTAATACTGAACTTAGAAGCACGCATTTGTCAAAGGACCAATGCAAACCCCAAGTCTGCATCAGCCAAGTCGCATGGACCAAAGGCAGGAAGAAATAAGTTACTTTTATGACGAGCATTAAGGAACAAATGGTGTTTCCTCAACTATTTAAACAGCAAACTCCAAAAAGCCCAAAGACAGACTCAGCAGCTAAAAGGGTAATAACAACAGTAGTAATTGTAAAATTTAGCTCCAAAAGAAGTAAAAACTCTCACTCATGTTCATCATAATACTCTTTCtagcttttaaatttttcaGAAAACGGTCTCAAGTTACACCTCTGTAGCAGTAACTCTCAAACCTCACCATACAGATGGTACtaagatttgagtttagggaaCTCCAGATTCCTTCGTCAGAAGCACTTTCCTGAAGCCCCCTCTTGGTGCAATTCGAAAGCCGTCTCCTGCAGTTCAAAGAACCAGAAACCAGCTCAGATCGGATGTTTCTTCAATTTGGTGGTTTCAAATAATTGAAATCGTAAGACTAGTCACCTTTTTCCTCGCAAAATTGGGATCAAGCGCTTGAGGAAGCACCTGAGAGCGCAGTCACTTTTCCAACAGCAATTGTTTTCCCTGTAGTGAGACCCCAGATAGATTTGTAAACCATGCACATAAATTAAGATGAGTGATCATATTCTGCATTGCATTTAATATAAGTCTCAGCAAATCTTTACCTTCAGTTCGCAGAGTGAATCTTCCAAGTTGCGGAAAATCTGAGAATTTTTCAACACAGATTGAATTGCTAACCTGCAGAGATGAAGAAATGGATAGCAGTGAGCAGGATTAGAAAGACTAGATAAAAATTTGCTAAAGCTGTTAAACAGAAATCTCGTGCAGACGCTCTCAATGTTCCTGGTAAGCTTTGCAACAACGGTTTATTTACAAACAGAAAACGGCTGTGAACATTTTATTACTCTTGTCAAGCAGTAGGCAAGTAGAAAACTTACACATTCAAACCACAAACAATATCACCAAAACATTGTAGCAAGCTCAAATGAaatgaagttaaaatatttcatGCTTTTTCTTAGATTGGCATAGGAACTTAAACCATAACTTCGCTGAAACATATggcaataaataaaatataaaaggaaagAAAGGCAAGCAGAAGGAACCAGACCTGTATACGGCAGACAACAGCAGCACCATTCTTCACAAAtagaattttctttttcatgGGTTTCCTAGTCTTCATATCAATTTGGCTTATCAATTCAATTATCTCACATTCCTCAACAACCGCATGAATGTGGAGAATAGCCTTGTAACCAGCTGTAAAGATCGCCTACAGGAGCAGAAAATAATGATGACTCGAGGGATTAAAATTCTGAATGTATTGTAAGAACGCAGCAACACTATTAAGAAGTGCATATACTCAAAAGTTGTCATTCCATAAGAAAAAATGTGCTTACATTGTCAAGCAGCTCAAGGATTTGTAATTGGGCAACGAACTCAGTAACGGCAGGTACAGGCTTCACTGcaacagaaaacaaaacaaaaacgacAAATTAGTACCACTTCAAAAAGGGAATATTATGATTCGAGATATCAACGAAATCACGTTAAAAATCATCATACTCACCCGTGCTAGATAAAACAAAACCTGCAAGGATATCCTCGTCTTCAATGCCAGTTATACGGACTCTCAAATTCTCACCAGGTCCAGCACGCTTAACTTTGTCTTCATCGCAATATATAGCAACCACTTTCACGTGTTCCTAGATTAGTAGATGATAGTTATCAGGAAGACAATGAACCGGCAATTACATATAGTCATACGAGAGAAGACGTTTGGAAAATACCTTGTTTGGCATAACAATCAAGGAATCACCCTCCCGAATGCTGCCCGATTCTACTTTTCCCATAACAACAGTTCCCATGTCTTTGAATTTATCAATAATGGGCATCCTATATAATACAATTCATAAGATCAATACGGGTTAACAgttaaaaatatacaaagatATGCTTACAGACAATAATTCTCATTTCAACTATAAAGAATGAGAAAGAAACTATAGAAGACATTTCCTACTCTGTAGTGCAAAAAATGGTGCGGAAAACAATGCATATGGTCGCTATGGTCAAGAAGCAACATGGATTAACGGGATTTCATGAATGCATCAACTAGTATTTTGAAAGACACATTCGAAtgaaaaaagaataagaagcgGCATTGAGGTTCACCTGAATGGACCATTAGGATCCCGTGGCGGAACTTCAATAGCATTGAGGACTTCAAAAAAGCTAGGGCCGCTGAACCAAGGACAAACGTTTCGATCCATACTCTTGTCTATATTAATCCCCATCAGACCAGATATAGGCAGGAAGATaacatcttcaaaacaaaaGAGTGTAAAACAAGTTAAACATGCAATTAGACCATAGCTCATTTCTAACGTTTATAGTTCACTGCATACCTTTCTTTGTGTTGTAGCCAGAGGATTTCAGAAATGGTACCATTTTTTGTTCAATTTCATCGTACCTGCATAAGAGTACATAAATACGAGGGTGAACAGAAAGAGATATGCAAATCAACAGTGCCAGGGATTAGAAAGGATTTTGTACGTACCTCTCTTTCGACCAGTTAACCGTTGGGTCATCCATCTTGTTCACAACAACCACCAGCTTTGACACGCCCAATGTTTTTGCCAGTTGAACATGTTCACGCGTCTGCCCGCCCCTCTCATATCCTGTTTCAAATTCACCTTTACGAGCCGATATCACCTACAACCGAGAAACAAAGGCAGGAAATTAATAGGTTCCCTACGAGAGACAAATGCTACAGTTAAGGAATCAGAACAAATTGACATAGTACTAACGAACCAGCACACCAATGTCGGCCTGAGATGCTCCACTAATCATATTTGGTACATAACTCTTATGACCCTGCAAgttcaaaaaaaggaaaagagaattAGAAAGATACACTTGACATGAAAGACAAATGAACAAAAAACTATTACTTTAGGTTGATCCTTACCGGAGCATCCAGAATTGTAAATCTAGTGCTCTCAGTTTCAAAATGAGCCCTTCCAACTTCAACAGTTTTACCCTGTCGATGTAGCAAGTAAGCCATACCACATAGGAAAGTTTAGAATTAACCATAAACATTGCTGGGAATACTACAGACACGTGAACTCTGTCATCTGGGACACATTTACAGCAAACAAAGAAACACTAATCACCGCAGGAAGTACCTTGGCCCTCTCTTCTTCATTTGTATCCATTATATATGCCATATACCTAGCATAGAGGACAATAACAAGTTTATGGAAACAGAATAG
This genomic interval from Brassica napus cultivar Da-Ae chromosome A6, Da-Ae, whole genome shotgun sequence contains the following:
- the LOC106346888 gene encoding eukaryotic peptide chain release factor GTP-binding subunit ERF3A; this encodes MDIEADIRALQLDSAEENNGVGGVIPADQNSDGVEIVDKMDEDLKDEVQESAPVPDVQQAPEDHDQEMLHPVHNPAKAKEKAAQEKAAKEEAEEEAEANKKRHLNVVFIGHVDAGKSTIGGQILFLSGQVDDRQIQKYEKEAKEKSRESWYMAYIMDTNEEERAKGKTVEVGRAHFETESTRFTILDAPGHKSYVPNMISGASQADIGVLVISARKGEFETGYERGGQTREHVQLAKTLGVSKLVVVVNKMDDPTVNWSKERYDEIEQKMVPFLKSSGYNTKKDVIFLPISGLMGINIDKSMDRNVCPWFSGPSFFEVLNAIEVPPRDPNGPFRMPIIDKFKDMGTVVMGKVESGSIREGDSLIVMPNKEHVKVVAIYCDEDKVKRAGPGENLRVRITGIEDEDILAGFVLSSTVKPVPAVTEFVAQLQILELLDNAIFTAGYKAILHIHAVVEECEIIELISQIDMKTRKPMKKKILFVKNGAAVVCRIQVSNSICVEKFSDFPQLGRFTLRTEGKTIAVGKVTALSGASSSA